The following proteins come from a genomic window of Miscanthus floridulus cultivar M001 chromosome 2, ASM1932011v1, whole genome shotgun sequence:
- the LOC136536834 gene encoding replication factor C subunit 5-like encodes MSAGEGAGSSDRATPFATVAGGGGGTCLRVSPKTTVRSPSLQTDTSNESPRSLADSPALAAVADDKYVWADKYRPNVLNEFICNKTVADELYQLLVAHQCSHFIFEGPPAVGKSSMVLALIRDAFGPHDLKIEEQTKRLELKGEVRKHIDVRVKTSEHHVEVSLADLHGYEKYVITTLLNESIPSPNSACDHTNCRVIVIHDADKLSSDLQHYIGWFLGRYAGCNKIIFCGSDASNLEAIKHLCKVVTLQPPSFDEIIKVLEYIATQETIDLPRDLARRITVGARNNLRQAIRSFEATWKAYYPFIDGQVILTGWEEEISNVARNIMEEPSSKQLFVIRGKIRKLIEHDVSPHFIFSHLVAELKRDKDEDFQHSVDELALDLNHVTNFKDCKLLKGQRKGNKSPEADLKTKNMSIEDFATKVHDHGETIQCFIKIEEFTVRFLSFYRSIVAKNSNRGSAQ; translated from the exons ATGTCCGCCGGCGAGGGCGCGGGGAGCAGCGACCGGGCGACGCCGTTCGCTACCGTcgcgggaggaggtgggggaaccTGTCTCAGAGTTTCGCCCAAGACGACAGTGAGGTCTCCGTCACTGCAGACGGACACGAGCAACGAGTCCCCTCGGTCCCTCGCCGACTCCCCCGCATTGGCCGCAGTGGCCGACGACAAGTACGTGTGGGCGGACAAGTACCGGCCCAATGTCCTCAACGAGTTCATCTGCAACAAGACCGTCGCTGACGAGCTCTACCAGCTG CTTGTTGCACACCAGTGCAGCCATTTCATCTTTGAAGGTCCGCCGGCGGTTGGGAAGAGCAGCATGGTACTGGCACTTATAAGGGATGCTTTTGGCCCTCATGATCTCAAG ATAGAGGAACAGACAAAGAGATTGGAGCTGAAG GGAGAAGTTAGAAAGCACATCGATGTCAGAGTGAAGACCTCCGAGCATCATGTGGAGGTGAGCTTGGCTGATTTACATGGCTATGAGAAGTACGTCATAACTACTTTGTTGAATGAATCCATCCCATCACCAAACTCAGCTTGTGACCATACTAACTGCAGAG TGATTGTTATCCATGACGCTGATAAGCTCTCGTCCGATCTTCAACATTATATCGGTTGGTTTTTGGGGAGGTATGCCGGGTGCAACAAAATTATTTTCTGCGGTTCTGATGCttctaatcttgaagccatcaaaCATCTCTGTAAGGTTGTGACTCTTCAGCCACCTTCCTTTGACGAG ATAATAAAGGTTCTGGAGTACATTGCAACGCAAGAGACCATTGATTTGCCTCGTGATCTTGCTAGGAGAATTACGGTTGGCGCAAGAAATAATCTCCGACAAGCAATACGCTCTTTTGAAGCTACTTGGAAGGCATA CTACCCGTTCATAGACGGTCAAGTTATTTTGACAGGATGGGAAGAGGAAATCTCTAATGTGGCCAGAAATATCATGGAGGAGCCAAGTTCAAAGCA ACTGTTTGTTATCCGGGGAAAGATCAGAAAATTGATTGAACATGATGTGTCACCTcatttcattttctct CACCTGGTAGCTGAACTGAAAAGGGACAAGGATGAAGACTTCCAACACAGTGTTGATGAACTGGCCTTGGACTTGAACCATGTAACCAAT TTTAAAGACTGCAAGCTTCTAAAAGGGCAGCGCAAAGGGAACAAATCACCGGAGGCAGATTTGAAAACGAAAAATATGAGCATAGAAGATTTTGCCACGAAGGTTCATGACCATGGTGAAACCATCCAATGCTTCATAAAGATTGAAG AATTCACCGTGAGGTTCCTGAGCTTCTACAGATCTATAGTGGCAAAGAACTCGAATAGAGGCAGTGCTCAATGA
- the LOC136539284 gene encoding E3 ubiquitin-protein ligase ATL23-like: protein MDTVVATAAPARRLLGNGTHDHRAHHGGGAASSSARPPPRESFPMLLPVFILFVILLCFLSIFLLRDLLHFFSLWLRRRRRLRAAADADAASGASASADTTPDAHAPHKPAGLDPAVLATFPTVRWFEDTHQPASGQAECAVCLSEFAAGDAVRWLTVCRHAFHTACIDSWLGAHTTCPVCRSELDAPPTMPRCGDGGRIAIVVDDQGASTAAVADTDHTTSPPASGGVQSRPDR from the coding sequence ATGGACACGGTCGTGGCCACGGCCGCGCCCGCGCGCCGCCTCCTCGGCAATGGCACCCACGACCATCGCGCTCACCACGGCGGAGGCGCGGCGAGTTCCtcggcgcggccgccgccgcgggaGTCGTTCCCTATGCTGCTGCCCGTGTTCATCCTCTTCGTGATCCTCCTCTGCTTCCTCTCCATCTTCCTCCTGCGCGACCTCCTCCACTTCTTCTCCCTCTGGctgcgccgccggcgccgcctccgcgccgccgccgatgCGGACGCCGCGTCcggcgccagcgccagcgccgaCACCACGCCGGACGCGCATGCGCCGCACAAGCCGGCCGGTCTGGACCCCGCGGTCCTCGCCACGTTCCCCACGGTGCGGTGGTTCGAGGACACGCACCAGCCCGCGTCGGGGCAGGCCGAATGCGCCGTCTGCCTGTCGGAGTTCGCCGCGGGCGACGCGGTCCGCTGGCTCACCGTCTGCCGCCACGCGTTCCACACGGCGTGCATCGACTCGTGGCTCGGCGCACACACCACGTGCCCCGTGTGCCGCTCCGAACTGGACGCGCCGCCTACCATGCCCCGCTGCGGCGACGGTGGACGCATCGCGATCGTGGTAGACGATCAGGGAGCCAGCACGGCAGCGGTGGCGGACACAGACCATACGACATCACCCCCGGCGAGCGGTGGCGTGCAATCGCGCCCTGACCGGTGA